Genomic segment of Zingiber officinale cultivar Zhangliang chromosome 11B, Zo_v1.1, whole genome shotgun sequence:
ttataattaaaaaagaaATCTTAAACGAACCGTATCCTtttaaattcttgattcattcCAGAGGCTTCTTTTGGAATATGATAGATGTGCTCCTTTGATATTGttcttattaattaatattattggtTGCTAATTAGATATAGTCAATAGCCAAATCCTATTTTCGTTTTGCCTCTGGGATAATACTTAGACATGATTGAAGTTCATCTGTGATCAATTAACAAATAAATTTCTCTTCATAAATGattaaattaaaaacagtaggTTGTCTGATAGACTATTATTATGAACGATTCATAATTTATCCTGCTAGtcgatagaaaattttcataatatCAAACTAATCACATAACTTTCAACGcaaactttcaaaaaaaaaatataattttttaaaaccaatgtTACACCCCTCCATAATGTCTTAAGAATTAAGACTTAACCACGGTCATGGAGATTTTATTGAActattttgattatatatatacaaGGTCAGATTTGACACCTTcaaacaatttaaaaaaaaaaacacatgagCGATTCCTCCTATTGGGTAACTAATGCCTTATTCACTTCTATATATTCTAGTTCTCTCATGACCTCTCTATTTGTTCTAAGTTTTTGCTCACTTGAATTCTATTCAGGAGACATGAACAGATTGAAGAAAGAACACATGAGGGATTCCTCCTCTCGAAACTCCAGCTCTTCAAACGACACAAGAAGGCCAAGCAATTACAGCAGGACATCAGGTAACTAATGCCTTGTTCACTTGTATATATTCTAGTTCTCTCATGACCTCTCTATTTGTTCTAAGTTTTTGCTCACTTGACTTCTATTCAGGAGACATGAACAGATTCAAGAAAGAACACATGAGGGATTCCTCCTCTCGAAACTCCAGCTCTTCAAACGACACGAGAACGCCAAGCAATTACAGCAGGACATCATGTAACTAACTACTGCCTTATTCACTTTTATATATTCTAGTCCTCTCATGATCTCTCTATTTGTTCTAAGTTTTGCACACTTTACTTCTATGCAAAAGACATGATGGGGGATTCCTCCTCTCTAAACTCCAGCTCTTCAAACGACACGAGAAGGCCAAGCAATTACAGCAGGACATCATGTAACTAACTACTGTCTTATTCACTTTTATATATTCTAGTCCTCTCATGATCTCTCTATTTGTTCTAAGTTTTGCACACTTTACTTCTATGCAAAAGACATGATGGGGGATTCCTCCTCTCTAAACTCCAGCTCTTCGAACCGCACAAGAGCACTAAGAAATTACAGCGAGATGAAGTCGTTAAGTTTTCGCGATTCAGCTTCGGAAAACAAGAGCAGGATGCTAGGGGGCTTTGCAAGGGATTCTAGCAAAGACTTCCTACACGGTCATTACCGTTCTGGTCCATCAGAGAACAGGAGTCGtcccccctttttatataaaaaatgacAGTGAGACTCTAAAATCTGGTTTGTATACAAAATTTGTGCTAAAATAAATGAGAAGATTGTGGTGGAAGGTTGAGGCTTTTGTATTCATTGTAACTGTGTGGCACTGCGTGCATGTGTTTAAGGTGTGTGCTTGTGAATTGTGATATATATCTATGAATTCTCTTGGTTTGTGTTTAACTCCCTTTTGTAGAGGAACAAAAGTTTATCAAAATGAACAAGAAgactgttttttttaaaaaaaaaaattgttttcagAATTAAAAAGTACTGAAGAAGTATTCAAGCCAGTTTACCAttcaattataaaataaaattaaaaaaaacaatggAGTTGGAAGTTGATTTAAGCAGGTCAAAAATGGAGAGCATTGTGGATAAATAAGgagaaaagagaattttaaaattgtgtatcttttttctttaaaaacaattCAAACAAAAATTAACCATCCTACAACTAATAAACATACTAATAATTTTCATATCTAAGACAAAGAAATTGTGTATCTTTTTTCTTTGAATGCATGCGAGTGATCCTTGCAGTGAAATATTTTCATCGAGTCAGAAATTTAATTAGTGAAAGGCACAAATTTTCTATAATCTTTCGTTTCGGGTTTGGTTCGATCCATGTCCAACATCTCGACAGACAAAGAAATTCGATATATTGATCTTCAATATCAAAGAAGATTTGacttaaattttattaatgataCTGGAGCTTTAAGACAAATACTTATTTTACAAATCCGTCCTAAAGTACTTTCTTCTGTGTCTTTTCTTTGTAAATCATCAAAAAAATTATAATGATATATTGACACTGATGTAAACACCAGACTATAATATTCTTACAGAAGTAATATCATATTATAGTTCGGATATGGTGCAAATAGACGATAACTCATATTTGCATATTGCTAATGTTGGAAACACATTCATTTAGTTATTTAACCAAACTTTTCACATGTACAATATCTTTTATATTCCATCTATTATAAAAAAATTGCTCCCTACTCGTTGATTTTGTTTGGATAATAATGTCtattttgaatttcattgaaatcaTTGTTTCATGAGGAACAAATACTACCTTGTTTCATGGTGGAATCAAACAAGGATCTCTACTTTTTTTAAATTCCTCAATCAAAACTTTTATTGGTGAACACAAATAAACTTGTTTAACATGATCGACTTGGTCATGCTTCTCTTCACATTGTTTAGTCGATCATCAATCGGTAAAATTTATTTACTTCATTTACCTCCTCTCTATCTCATTTATATAGGGCATGCATGGAAGTTAAAAGTCATAAATTACTATTTTCTTCATCTAATCATAtttctaattttcaatttaaaataattcaTTTTGTAATTTAGGATTCTGCACCTATCTTGTCTAACTACACCTTCTTATATTATGTTACCTTTATTGATAATTTCTATTCtatgaaaaaaaaatctgatttatTAAATATATTCTGTCGTTTTCAAAAGCAAGTTGAACATTCTTTTAATCGCAAGATACTCTCTCTTCATTCTATTTGGAGAGGTGAGTATCAAACTCTCTATCATCATCTTATCTCTAGTAGAATTATTCATCAAATCTCTTGGCCTCACACTTCCAAGTAAAATGACTTTGCTAAGAGAAGACATTTAAATATAGTTGAAACTGCTTTAGTTTTTCTCCATCATGCATCAATTCCTcaaaaaatttgggatgaatctattgttagagcaatctaagtaccctaggttttgatgtttgggcaaatgtttaagttaggtttattgttgtatttgatatgcattgtgaataTGCTAAATACAGGTACAACAAGTAGAGTttaagtatgatcttggcaaaggacgAAAgttcaagggtgagtcttggcggtataagtccaagcatatagtcttgacaatgtaagtccaagtgtgatttggCAATGGATGAAATCCCGGAGGTGCTACCTCTTGGCAAAAGAAAACCCGATAGTAATAATAAAGTCGATGGAAGTTTCAAAAGGCAAGGCATGAAgaatggggagacatccgagagaCGTGAGGCTGATGGAAGAGACTAGAaagctaggtctaggttgtgtaGGTGAGGATGAGTGTATGAGAGACTGTACTTAGGGTAAAATTATAGGGTACTATAGCAATTATTTTAGtattactgtagtgttactgtagcagttgactgatattttcatcagtcaactggtattgAGTTGTTGACCTGTAACGGTCAAAATCCACGAAAGCCAGTCGATTGGTAAGTATGGCAGTCGACTTGGTGGAAACATTGCTTGGATGTTTCCATCCCAGCTCTATTTAATGGAGCTCGGGATGCTTGAAtaaggtgacgaaattagtggtggttaaccctaattagagtctccaagtactCAAGTGATCTAGTATgatcttgtgagagttgtggtgagatttctccactcacaaggagCTATGCGAGCTAGCTGAAAGTTCTCCGGAGAATCATCTACCGATAAATTGGGATCGTCCACCTACGAACAGTCATGGGTAAGAGTAAGTGATCTCCTAATCATGTTACATAGatgtgttagaggtttgattgacttggttattgcctctaggtttagctttctatttgttaattttgttttatattttcaTTGTGTACTAACAAGCGTAGAAAGCAACGATTTGGGTGAcaagatattcacccccccccccccaatcatTTAGCAGTgttaaggtcccaacaagtggtatcagagcgggtcactcttctacggactaatcgccgagggaGCAAAGCGCTAGAGGAAAATGGAGTCTGAAGAACCTCTTGGATGGGATATTTGGATCCCACCTCTATACGAGAGGGAAGatttggaggaagcggttggagatttggttccaaatggattgggacCATTGGACCGCATTGGAAGATCCATTTGAAACTCTGACGTACAAGAAGGGGAAGCGTTTTCGACCTCgatattggaccaaggagcaaagggaTCAATTAGAGACGtataaggaggtaactagaaatGTATTAAATCTATTACCTTCTAATAATGTGTCATGTATGGGTGAGTACAAGTGTACTTATGAGCTTTGGAACAAGGTGGTTGCGCTCCATGAAGATCCTACAcaactccaaggagtggaggaacccaaggagaagggttcattggtccaagGGAAGGACTAATCGGACGTTGAGGATTGCTTAACATctaaggaggagaaggaagatgaggaagtgtcatccacatcttcaagggaagaGGATGTGGAATCGTCCACATATTCGAAGGAAAAAAGAAGAGAGCAATCCAAGGATGAGGAGGTCTTGGAAGATCAACCCTCAATCTCAACTACCAAAAAGAATAAGAAGagtcacatcaaatgctttgagtgtggtaagataaGACACAACAAGAataggtgtccttcactcaagaaggtaaaggaggtaaatcctaaactcactaaagttaatttagaaactaatgtgagttgtaggaagaagaagaagaagcagcatattagatgcttcacgtgtggtgagtaaGGTTACTACCACACTAAGTGCCCAAGgggaggagagctcaagaaattggcacacttgaagaaatgggagaagaagaggagctcaagtcaagggggagctccaaaagTAAAAGGGAAGATAATCCCTGTTTTAAAGTTTAATCCAAATTCATCTTCCTACATGCTTGTTAGGAAAAATGGAAATTATGTATccatgcataattatggatttaggtataatgatataAATAGGGTTAACACAgtagataaccctaagaaatcatatactaaggttagacctaataagacccaaactaCATTGCCTAAGGGAAGAAAAATGGACGAAAACCTATGCATTAATCCTAAGAagaggagacacatgcctagaaaaggTAGGTCTAGGAACgtccatgatggacatgttgattttAGGGTTAAAAacttagaattggaaaatcaagctttaAGAAAAAAACTTGATAGGTTAGAGAAAATCCTAAATAGGTTCATTATTAGACCTAAAGAACTTGACATGTGTTTGGGAgattcaaggttcaattgaatcatttagatagttttagattttgtgtcaatcttgggatccatgatcaatatatttttgtatttattttttccaagtagatattAGTAAAACAAACTTcttcacaaaatttgagaatttttggaggtttgtgaaatttctggtgtatttctgaagttaagttagaaatattatttttgactAAAATAATATACCAGTCGAGTGATacagttaccagttgactggtaacactgttcacaaGTACAGAATATctatgtaagctcattttgaagaGGGCAGTCAACTAGGGTTAATGGTTGTCGACTGATACAGTCTAAAAATATGTTTTAGCACtaaaaaatgaccaaaaggatggtgaacatgtatgtaattttATGGGGAATTAAtatatgatgtttatggtcattagagattaaagagtctaataattggaatattattggagctctttttgatatatgacaaagggggagaagtgttgGATTTAAGTGGGAAACATACACACCTTTGTAAGAAATCTTAGCTCAAGTGGGatcttaggtgaagggggagcaattACTTACTtgttggcaaagggggagaagtttaactGTACGGGAAATCCTAGGTCAAggggagcttaggtaaaggggagCCTAAGGTTAGTTTCCATGACTTCTGTatgtgtagattgcatgtttattaCATTGTTATTGCAttatatgtttccctaacttaaacggattgccaaaaataaaaaaatggagattgttggagcaatcagaataccctaggttttgatgtttgggcaaaagtttaagttaaatttattgttgtatttgatatgcattgtgagtacgCATGATACATGTATGACAAGGGCAGTCTAAGTGTAATTTTGGTAAAGGAGGAAAAAtctaagggtgagtcttggcagtgtaagtccaagcatgtagtcctggtaacgtaagtccaagtgtgacttgacaatggatgacgTCCCAAAGGCGTGGCCTCTTAGCAaaagaagacccgacaacaatgacaatgcTGAAGAAAATTCCATAAGacaaggtgtgaaggatggggaggcatccatgGGACATgaggctaatggaggaggctaaaaggctaggtctaggttgaacattcttaaaattaaataatatttttaaaatttagaattaaatattttttttttaaattcagaattaaatattattttcaaaatccaaatttaattattttcaaaatttagacttaaatattttaaaatttaaacttaattatttggaaattcaaatttaaattttcaaattgtgacttaaatacttaaaaattcaaacttaattacttTAAAATTCAAACGTAAATATCTTGAAgctcaaatt
This window contains:
- the LOC122035071 gene encoding uncharacterized protein LOC122035071 isoform X2; translation: MNRLKKEHMRDSSSRNSSSSNDTRRPSNYSRTSGDMNRFKKEHMRDSSSRNSSSSNDTRTPSNYSRTSFLHTLLLCKRHDGGFLLSKLQLFKRHEKAKQLQQDIISSNRTRALRNYSEMKSLSFRDSASENKSRMLGGFARDSSKDFLHGHYRSGPSENRSRPPFLYKK
- the LOC122035071 gene encoding uncharacterized protein LOC122035071 isoform X3 encodes the protein MNRLKKEHMRDSSSRNSSSSNDTRRPSNYSRTSGDMNRFKKEHMRDSSSRNSSSSNDTRTPSNYSRTSFLHTLLLCKRHDGGFLLSKLQLFKRHEKAKQLQQDIIHDGGFLLSKLQLFEPHKSTKKLQRDEVVKFSRFSFGKQEQDARGLCKGF
- the LOC122035071 gene encoding probable serine/threonine-protein kinase cdc7 isoform X1, producing MNRLKKEHMRDSSSRNSSSSNDTRRPSNYSRTSGDMNRFKKEHMRDSSSRNSSSSNDTRTPSNYSRTSYMMGDSSSLNSSSSNDTRRPSNYSRTSYMMGDSSSLNSSSSNRTRALRNYSEMKSLSFRDSASENKSRMLGGFARDSSKDFLHGHYRSGPSENRSRPPFLYKK
- the LOC122035071 gene encoding uncharacterized protein LOC122035071 isoform X4; the protein is MNRLKKEHMRDSSSRNSSSSNDTRRPSNYSRTSGDMNRFKKEHMRDSSSRNSSSSNDTRTPSNYSRTSYMMGDSSSLNSSSSNRTRALRNYSEMKSLSFRDSASENKSRMLGGFARDSSKDFLHGHYRSGPSENRSRPPFLYKK